The Verrucomicrobium spinosum DSM 4136 = JCM 18804 DNA segment GGTCGTGCCGGGAGATACCGCTCACTCCGTGCTGCTCAATCGCGTGGCAGTGACCAATGGCTTCACCCGCATGCCCCCCATCGGCAGCAATCAACTGGACACCCAGGGGATTGACCTGCTCACCACCTGGATCAACAGCAGCCTGCCCGCCCGGCAGACCTTTGCGGACTGGCGGTTGCAGCAGTTTGGCTCATCGAACTCCACCAACGGCGACCCGCTTGCCGACCCGGACAATGACGGCGTGAACAACAAGGCCGAGTATCTGGCCTCTACCTCGCCTCTGGATGGAGCAAGCTTCTTCAAGGTGGAACCCGCCGTGACCGGCCCCGCCGGAGACACCATCACGGTCACCTTCAGCGTCCCGCCCAACCGCTCCGCTGTGGTGGAGACCTCCACGAACCTCTCCGACTGGTTCTACTGGGACGTGCCCGGCAACAGCGGCCTTCCCCAGGCGGGCGGACCAGTGACCCTCACCGGCCCCGTTGAGGGCAGTCGCCAGTTCTTCAGGGTGAGATTGAGGGAGCATTGAACGGCGGGGGATTTGCATTCGAGCCTTGGAGCAAAGGGGCGCGCTGGGCCGGTTGCAGGCTTATGCAGACTGGATGGGGCGTGGGATCCGGCGGCTGGCGAAGGGTTCGAGGCGTCACGAGGCCTGGCAAAAGCGATGTCATGTGCTGTCTGACATTCACGGCAAGATGCCGCGAACAGCACGCAAGGATGCGTGCGCTCCCCGAGCTTCCCAGGTATAGGTCGTTTTGAGAACTGTCAGACCGCCACAATTCCAACACCTGTTCCCAACGTAGACTCGCTGGAGACTCGCCAACGTTGGGCTTGTAGCCCCATCCTCTTCGAGGAAGAGCTTCGACTGAGTGTCTTAGGGGTGAGCTGCCATGTATTCCACCAGCAGATGCGGTGTGCCAAAGCAGATCGCGGCTGCATAGATCGCATCAAACCAGACAACGGACAACACGGCCCCGAGGAAGATGAGGCCACATATGGGCGTGGCGAGCAGTCGCAGAGCCCAGCCGGTGTCCGGTGCCTTGATGGATTGCCAGAGGCTGCTTGCATCGCCCGTGCTGGGGAAGGCATGCATGCCGACGGAGATGCCGAGCCAGCCGAGCAGCATTTCGATGAGGCCAGGCTCCACATTGCCAGCGGCTCCCAGACCGACGGGAAAGGCGATGGCTATCGCGAGAAGGGTATTGACCAGAAACGGGGCGACCGAAATGAAGAAGTGCTTCCACGGGCCGGAGGGGCGTGCGTGAATCACATACCCAGAGGGGTTCTCCATCTGGAAGTACTTCACATCCAGCACCGGCGTGTCCGTCAGGCGGCATGCCAGCTGGTGGGCGGCCTCATGCACGACCACACCAGGAAAAGTCAGGGCGGCGATGATCGGGGCGGGAATAAAGATCATGGGAGAGATGAGGCTGGAGGGGGTTAGTCCTGCAAGGTGCGGTTGGAGGTTGCATTCTTGGCCTCCCTTTTCAGAGCGAACTCCAGCGCATCGCCAACCTGATTGGCCTTGTCCATCTGGTGCTGGGACACTCTGCGACCTTCGAGTGTGTTCATCGTCTCAATGGCTTCGCGCAGGTGATGGCTTTTCACGCAGGCCTCCGCAAAGCGCAGCTGCATGTCCGTGTCATCGCGATGATTGATGGCGAGGGGCTTGTATGAGGCGTAGGCCGCATCCCAATCATTGCTCTGTGCGTATTGACCCGCTCCGGCGTAACTCATGGCTGCCTGCCATTTTTCCGGGATCTGCACCAAGGCGGCAGCCAGCAAGGCGACGACCAAAGCGGCGCAGACCTTCACCCATATGGGGAAGGGAAAACGGACCATCGCATGACGGCACGGCTCGCAGACGGGCAGACGCGTGCGGTCGCTCAATTGGGGGTTGCCGCAATTGGCGCAGACCGCCGGGTCGGTTTGGTCAGCAGGGGGAAGAGGGGGTGGAGCGTCCATGGATCCAGATCGTGGCCGCCATGCTGCTTCATGGCGCAACGGAGGCAAGTGGAAAAACTAGTCTGCGCGATTATGTCAGGAGCGCGTTCATGTCATGGATTATTCATGCCGAAGGCATCATAGGAGGTAGGGGTTGAGCGTAGCGATACCCCTGGAGAGCAGACCCAAACAAGGGCACCGTGAAAGGGTGGCAGCAACGTCGCTACCGTAGAGAGCCTTTCTGGCATCCCTTCAGGATGCGGGTGTATTTGTGGCTTCCCGGGGGCTGGACTCGTCGAACTCGCCCGGCCCCTGGCTACCATCTGGGAGGCCTTCGGCATGGAAACAATCTAAGAGGCGCGGAGGCTCTGAAAGGATGACTTGTTGACCTCCACCCCTGAGAGGTAAGCGTGGTATTTCCCAACGTAGACTCGCTGGAAGCTCGTCAACATTGGCTTTTCGAGGGAAGAGGAATTACTCCGAAGGAGTTTCGGCGGTCTGACTCTGACCTGCCGGATCTGGTGGCGGAGAGACGCCTGAGCAGCTGGCGGCCCACAGCGGGCCGCCAGCTCAGAAGGGCCATCACAAGAACATCCCGCCAGAGGCTTCCACGCGTTGTGCATTGACCCAGCGTCCTTCCTCAGAGCAGAGGAAGGAGATGACGCCGCCGATGTCATCGGGCACACCGACGCGGCCGAGGGCGGTCTGGGAGGCGAGGAAATCACGCAGGCCGGGATGGCTGAGGGCGTCTTTGGTGAAGTCAGTCTCGATCGCTCCGGGTGCCACAGCGTTGGCGTTGATTCGGCGCGGCCCCAGCTCCTTGGCCAGGTAGCGGGTGAAGACCTCGATCGCCCCTTTCATGGAGGCATAGGCGGCATAGCCGGGGATGGAGAAGCGGGCGAGACCCGTGGAGGTGTTGACGATGCGGCCGCCATCAGCAATGAGCGGGAGCAGTTTCTGGGTGAGGAAGAACACACCCTTGAAGTGCACATTCATGAGATCGTCAAAGTCGGTCTCCGTCGTCTCCGCGAAGGGCGAGGCGCGATCAATGCCGGCGTTGTTGATGAGGAAGTCGAAGTCCTTCCGCTGCCAGACTTCATGGAGCACTCCCTCCAGGGACTGGCTGAAGGTTTCGAAGCCCGCGGTCATTGCCACGTCGATTTGCAGGAGGGCTGCCTTCCGGCCGAGCGTCTCGATCTCAGCTTTCACGGCTTCGCCCTCCGTCTTGCCCTGGCGGTAGGTGAGGATGACGTCTGCACCGTCGGAGGCGAGCTTGAGGGCGGTGTTGCGGCCCAGGCCCCGGCTGCCGCCGGTGATGAGGGCGATCTTTTGGGTGTGTTTCATACGCCCTATCAGTGCCCCCACCCGGCGTCTCGCTCCATACCTGGAACTCCGGGAGATTTGCCTGATCCTCCAATGGGAGGGGTGGGCGGCGTATTTTGATTGGAGGCTGACCAGGCCTACTTCATCTTGTCGCCGTCGCTCTTCTGTTCCGTATGATCGATCTTTCCGTTCCGTGTTCAAACCCGCGCCTCATCGCCCTCTTGTCCGAGCTGGCAGCGGGGCAGGGGTTTAGTGATTCTCGGCTGCCGGAGGTCAGGTTCATGCGCTCCACCCAGCATGTGCCGAACAGCCCCATCGTCTATGATCCCAGCATCGTGATCATCGCCCAGGGGCGCAAGACCGGCACCTTTGACGGGCGGAAGATCATCTACGACCCCAGCCACTATCTGGTGCTGGCGGTGCCTCTGCCTTTTGAGTGTGAGACGGAAGGCAGTCTGGGCGAGCCATTGCTGGGCGTGTCTATCGCGGTGAAGCCCGCGACGGTGGCCGAGTTGCTCCTGCAAATGACCTTCATCCGGGACGAGGATGTGGCCCCCCATGCCATTGATTCCGCCGGTCTTGATGAAGCACTTAGCGAGGCCACGGTACGCCTCCTGGAGAGCTTGCGAACTGAGGAGGATGCCCGGATCCTGGGGCCGCAGCGGGTGCGGGAGGTGGTTTACCGGGTGCTGCAGGGGCCGCTGGGGCACTGTTTGCGTTTGCTCGCGGCCCCGGACAGCCACTTTGGCCAGATCAGCCGCGTGCTGAACCGCCTGCACCTTGACTACACCCAGAATCATGATGTGACGTTCCTGGCTCAGGAGGCGGGCATGAGTGTCTCCACCTTTCATGCCCACTTCAAGGCGGTGACCTCGTCCTCCCCGTTGCAGTACTTGAAGAACATCCGTCTGCACAAGGCCCGGCAGCTCATGGTGCATGAAGGGGCCAACGCAGGGGTGGCCGCCCTGCAGGTGGGCTATGAGAGTGCTTCCCAGTTCAGCCGGGAATTCAAGCGTCTGTTTGGCGAAGGCCCCGCCGCTGAAGCGGAACGGCTGAGGAAAGCCCTGGTCCGCCTGGCCTAGTGAAGGGGGCCCTCTCCCGCCAAATGCCTCCCGGCCAGGAGGTTGCACCTGGCGTTGTCAGGGATCTGCTTGTGTGCAGGCATTATTTTTGCCATATTTCCGGCTTATGTGGCAGGCGGCGCGTGGTTTCTCGCGGAGATAATCTTTGGGTACCAGGTCTGCTGGCTGGGGCGATGGCCCGGTCCGGTCCGCATCGTGTGGTGCTGCCCCAGTGTTTTTCGTTCTCTTATCGTCCTGTTTCCTTCATCTATGAACTGGTTCACCAATCTCAAGACGCGTGCCAAACTCCTGCTCGCCTTTGGTTTCATCTTGTTGCTGCTGGTGCTGGTGGTGGGGGTGGCCTTTCAGGCGCTGAAGGCCGTGCGGCTCGACTACAATGTGGCGGCGGATGTGGCGCGGCTGGAAAGCAACATCAACGCCCAGCGGGGTGCCCTGTTGTCGATGATGCACGAGACGGACCGTGCGGTTCTGGACGCTGAGCTTGCCACGCTGAAGACCCGGAAGGAGCTGAACTCCCAGATCATCACCGCACTGAAGGAGGTGGCCCGTGACAACCCCGGGCTTCTTTCGCGGATCAATGAATGGGTGACGCAACGCGATGACTACAACAAGCTCCGGGACGAGCAGATCATTCCCGCTCTCCTCTCCGGGAAGGTGGAGGAGGCGCGTGGGCTGGTGATGGGCACCCAGTCAGACCGCTATGAACGCATGCGTACCCTGGGGGAGGAGGTCTCCAACCTGGCGCGTGCCGATGCCGACTCCCGGGTGCATGACGCCATGCTGACGGTGATCACGCTGGGCATTGTCGCCCTGCTGGTGGGACTGGTGCTGGTGGGGGTGTTGAACCGTCTCATCGCCATTCCGCTGGGCAACATCTCCCGGGCGGCGGAGCAGATCGCCCTGGGGGATTTGGACGTGGTCACGGCCATGCCGGGACGCACCGATGAGGTGGGCCTGCTGGGGGCCTCCTTTGACCGTATGACGACATCCCTTCAGGTGATGGCGCGCGGGGCAGAGCAGGTGGCATCAGGTGACCTCACGGTGGCCATCCAGCCGCAGTCTGCGAAGGATGTGGTGGGCAATGCCCTCGCCACCATGGTGCAACAGCTCTCCGCGCTCATCAGCCAGGTTCAGAAGTCTGGCATCCAGGTCACCACCTCTGGCACCGAGATCGCCGCCACCGCCCGCCAGCAGCAGGCCACGGCCAGTGAGATCTCCTCCACCACCACAGAGATCGGTGCCACCGCAAAGGAGATCTCCGCCACGGCCAAGGAACTGGTGAAGGCCATGAAGTCCGTCACGGAGACGGCCGAGGAAACAGCCACCCTGGCCACCAGTGGCCAGACCGGGCTCACTCGCATGGAGGCCACCATGATGCAGATCATGGAGGCCTCCGGCTCCATCAACGCCCGGCTCGCTGTGCTCAGTGAGAAGGCGGGGAACATCAACAAGGTGGTCACCACCATCACGAAGGTGGCGGACCAGACCAACCTCCTCTCCCTGAACGCTGCCATCGAGGCGGAGAAGGCGGGCGAGTATGGTCGCGGCTTCGCCGTGGTGGCCACAGAGATCCGTCGTCTGGCAGACCAGACCGCAGTGGCCACCTCTGACATCGAGCAGATGGTCAAGGAGATGCAGTCCGCTGTATCTGCTGGCGTCATGGGCATGGACCGCTTTTCTGAGGAAGTGCGCCGCGGCGCGGAAGTGGTGGATCAGGTGGGCACCCAGCTCACGGAGATCATCGAGAAGGTGCAGACGCTCACGCCCAGCTTCGAGACCGTGAATGAGGGCATGCAGTCCCAGTCCCTGGGCGCGCAGCAGATCAGCGAGGCGCTGGTGCAACTGGGTGAGGCGGCGCAGCAGACTGTGGAGTCCCTGACGCAGTCGAACCTGGCCATCCAGCAGCTTACGGATGTCACGGCTGCCCTCCAGAGCGGGGTGTCACGGTTCAAGGTGACAAGCTAGGCAATCGTGGGAGGTGTGGTCATGTTGCTTCTCGTCTTCCAACTGGGTCAGCACCGCTTTGCGCTGGATACGCGCCAGGTGGCGGAGGTGCTGCCCCTGGTGCAGCACCGGCCCCTGCCGCAGGCTCCGGCCGGAGTGGCGGGTGTCTTTGCCTACCATGGCCGTCCTGTGCCGCTTATTGATCTGGCAGCCATCGCCCTGGGGGAACCCTCCCAGCAGCGCATGAGCACCCGCATCATCCTGGTGAATTATGAGGATCGAGGGGAGAGCCACCTGCTCGGCCTGCTGGCAGAGAAGACCACCGAGACCCTCCGTCGCACTGAGGCCGACTTTGCCACGACGGGCGTGACGCTCGACTCCGCCCCCTACCTCGGGCCCGTGACGCATGACGCCCGCGGCATGATCCAGCGGGTGGAGGTGTCCGCCCTGCTCTCTGAGGAGGTCCGTACCGTGCTGTTCCGGCAACCGCTTGAAATCCCCTGATGCCCCACAGCCACAATCATATCACGAATCTCCTGAAGGAATCGATCGGCGTGGATGCCGCCACGATGGGGAAGTCTGTCGTGACGAATGCCGTGCGCCAGCGCATGGCCGCCTGTGGGTTGCAGGAAACAGGGGCCTACTGGAACTTGCTGCGCCGTTCGGATGAGGAGCTGGCCCAGCTGGTGGAGCTGGTGGTGGTGCCGGAGACCTGGTTCTTCCGTGATCCGGCGGCCTATGCCGCGCTTGTGCATCATGTACGGCAGGAGTGGGGGCCCGCCCATCCCACCGGGCGGCTGCGTGTGCTCAGTGCCCCATGCTCCACCGGAGAGGAGCCCTACACCATCGCCATGGCACTGCTGGATGCAGGCCTGCCAGCGATGCGGTTTCAGATCGATGCCATCGACATCAGTGAGCGTGCCCTCGCCCGGGCGCGCCGGGCTGTCTATGGCCGCAACGCCTTCCGCGGCAGTGACGTCGGTTTCCGCGAACGGTACTTTCGGGAGGAGCAGGGGCTGCACCGTCTCACGCCGCTGGTGCGGGAATGTGTGGATTTTCGTCAGGCCAACCTGGTGTCCGATGACCCGCTGCCGGGGGCCGGCAGCTATGATGCCATCTTCTGCCGGAACGTGCTCATCTACTTCGATGCGCCGACCCAGGAGCGCGTGATCCGGGCGCTTGACCGGCTGCTCGCACCCGAGGGCCTTCTCTTTGTGGGTCCTGCGGAGACCTTTCTCACCCGCAGTGCCGGTTTCACCTCGGTGGATTTTCCCTCCGCGTTCGCCTGCCGCCGTGCGGCCAGGAAGAGCGGGGTCCAGCTTTCCGGGGCTGCTGCCAGCGTGTCGCCCGCCTTCCGTCCGTTCACGATGCCTCCCCCAGGCCGGGGTGAGCCCCGGAATCCCGTGCCTGCCAGGGCGGCAAAGCCTGCCGCCAGGAAGTTGGCTCCTGCACCCGCTCCCGTCCCGGCTGCCCCTGCGCCGTCAGGGCCGGCCACCGCTCTCGCGGCCATCACCCGGCTGGCGGATGGCGGCCATCTGGCGGAGGCCCTCACCGCATGTGAGGGGCATCTGCGTGATCACGGCCCCTCAGTGGAGGCGTACTACCTGCTGGCGCTCATCCGCGACATGCTAGGCAGCCATGCCGAGGCCGCCAAATGCTACCGCAAAGTGTTGTACCTGGATCCCAACCATTCCGAAGCCCTGCTGCACCTCGCGCTGCTGGCAGAGAACCAGGGCGATCTGGCAGAGGCCCGCCGCCTGCAGCAACGCGCCCGCCGCAGTGAGGAGGTGGCCCGATGACCCGGCCGCCCGCAGATGCGCCCGCACCGCCCCCGGCTGGCGGCGGCACCTCAGGTGCCCAGTTCCTGCTGGATCGTGCCCCGCCGGAGGACTACCTGCGCGAGTGGACGGAGCGGATCGCCAGTGAAAAACGGGCGGCCGATACCGGCACCACCTCCGCATTGATCTTCCGCATCGGCGTGGAGTGGCTGGCCCTGCCCACGCAGATCTTCCAGCAGGTGGCAGACCAGTGCCCGGTGCACAGCCTGCCGCACCGGATGGACGGCATCGTCCGCGGGGTGGTGAACATCCGCGGGGAGCTCCTGGTGTGTGTGTCCCTGGGCTCGGTACTAGGTATTGACAAAGAGCCTGCCACCGTGAGTGAGGGGGGGCGCCGGGTCTATCCCCGGCTCCTGGTGGCCAACCGCGGCGGCAACCGCCTGGCGTTTCCCGTGGATGAGGTGCTGGGGGTGCACCGCTACCATCCCGGCGTCCTGCGCCCCGTGCCGACGACCCTGGCGGAGAGCCGTGTTTCCTATACCCAGGGACTGCTCCCCTGGCGGGACCGCACCGTGGGCTGCCTGGATGACGAGCTGCTCTTCTACACCCTCAACCGGAGCCTTTCATGAGCGCAACAGATGGCGGTGACCTGGGCGACTTCTCCCTGGCGGATCTCTTCCGCATGGAGGTGGAGACGCAGACGGCCGTGATGACGGAGCACCTCCTGGCGCTTGAGCGCGAGCCGGAGGTTGCCCGCCACTATGAGGAGCTCATGCGCAGCGCGCACTCTCTGAAGGGCGCAGCTGGCATTGTGGACAACAAGGCTGCGGCACGCATTGCCCACAGCATGGAGGACTGCTTCGTCGCGGCGCAGCACGGCCACATCACCCTGCCGCAGGAGCGCATTGATCTGCTCCTGGACGGCGTGGACCTGCTCTCCCGCCTGTCAAAGGTGGCGGAGGACGATCTGGAGCGGTGGCTGGTCACCCATCATCGGGAGATTGCGACCTTCTTGGACTCCCTCGCCTCCTCCCTCAAGGTGCCGCCGGGCTCTGCGGACCCTGCGCCGCAAGCCCCGGCAGCCGGTGAAGTTGTTTCATCGCCTCCCGCTGAGCCGGTCGAAATTGCGGACGACCGGAGTGCAGTTCAAGGAAACACCGCCACCGGCGCCGGGCGCGGGGCGGATGCCGCCGTGCGGTCCCTGCGGGTGACGGCGGAGAACCTCAACCGCCTGCTTGCATTCGCCGGGGAATCGGTGGTGGCCTCCCGCTGGGTGAACACGTTCGCGAGCGACCTGCTGCGGATGAAACAGCTGCAGAACACGATCAGCCAGACCGTCGCCAACCTGCGTCAGGCGCTGGCCGGTGCCGGCTTGGATGAGCGCGTGCAGGCCCAGTGCATGGAGCTGCAGCGCCGCACCGGGGACTGCCTGGATCTGCTGACCGGGCAGCTCACGGACCTGGACCTGTTTGACCGCCGCTTCTACAACCTCTCCAAGCGCCTCTACCAGGAGGTGCTGGACTGCCGCATGCGCCCTTTCTCAGATGGTTTGCAGGGTTTCCCCCGGCTGGTGCGGGATGCCGCCCGCTCGCTGGGCAAGGAGGTGCGGCTGGACATCGTGGGCGGCTCCACCCCGGTGGACCGTGAGGTGCTGGAGCGCGTGGAGGCCCCGTTGGGCCATCTGCTGCGCAATGCGGTGGATCACGCCATTGAGTTGCCGGCGGACCGGTTGCAGGCCGGGAAACCCGCCTTGGGTACCATCCGTCTGGAGGCGCGCCACAGCGCCGGCATGCTCATGATTGAGGTCACGGATGACGGTCGCGGCATTGATCTGGAGATGATCCGCTCCGCCGTGGTGCGGAAGAATCTCACCACCGCCGCACTCGCCGCTGAGCTGTCTGCCGCGGAGCTGCTGGAGTTTCTCTTCCTGCCCGGCTTCAGCATGAAGGACACCGTCACCCATCTCTCCGGCCGCGGGGTCGGGCTGGATGTGGTGCAGGCCATGGCCAAGGAGGTGGGCGGGGGAGCCCGGATTTCATCGAACCTCGGCAGCGGCACGCAGTTCCAGCTCCAGCTGCCGCTCACGCTTTCCGTGCTGCGCACGCTGATCGTGGAGGTGGGCGGGGAGACGTATGCCTTCCCGCTGGCCCGCATCGCCGGGGCCTTGAAGGTGCCGCGGGATCAGATCGAGTCGGTGGAGGGGCGGGAGCACTTCCGCTTTGGCGATCAGCAGGTAGGGCTGGTCACAGCGCACCAGGTGCTGGGCGTGCCGGACGCGCCTGCCGCCGAAGCAGAGGTGCCTGTGCTGGTGCTGGGGGACAAGAACAGCCGCTACGGCGTGGTCATTGATCGCTTTCTGAACGAGCGGGAACTCGTGGTGCTGCCGCTGGACCCGCGTCTGGGCAAGATCAAGGACATCAGCGCCGCCGCCCTCATGCCGGACCAGTCGCCCGTGCTCATTGTGGATGTGGATGACATGGTCCGTTCCATAGAGCTTCTCGTCTCCGGCGGGCGGCTCGCTCATGTGTCCCGTGGCGATGCCACGCAGGGCCGGAAGTCCCGCAAGCGGGTGCTCGTGGTGGATGACTCCCTCACCGTGCGGGAGCTGGTGCGCAAGCTCATCAGCAGCAAGGGGTATGTCGTGGAAGTTGCCGTGGACGGCATGGACGGCTGGAACGCTGTACGCACGGGGAACTACGATCTGGTGGTAACAGATGTGGACATGCCCCGCATGGATGGCATTGAACTGGTGAACCTCATCAAGAAAGACACCCGCCTGCACTCCCTGCCTGTCATGATTGTTTCCTATAAAGATCGAGAGGAGGACCGACAGCGCGGCCTGGAGGCCGGGGCGGACTACTACCTCACGAAGGGCAGCTTCCACGATGAGACGCTGCTCCGCGCCCTGCAAGACTTGATCGGGGAGGCCGGCGCGTGAGGATTGCCATCGTCAACGACATGGCCATGGCGGTGGAGGCCGTCTCCCGCGTGCTCACCAAGTCTGGGGAGCACCAGGTGGCATGGATTGCCCGGGATGGAGCGGAGGGCGTGCGCCGCTGTGGGGAGGACCGTCCCGACCTCATCCTCATGGATATCTTCATGCCTGTGATGGATGGCGTGGAAGCCACCCGGCAGATTATGGTGCAGTCGCCATGTCCCATCCTCATCGTCACCGCCAGTGTAGAGAGCCACACGTCCAAGGTGTTCGAGGCGCTCGGGGCCGGGGCCCTGGATGTGGTGACCACCCCGGTGCTCGGGCCGGATGGCCGGGGGGACGGTGGACCTGCCCTGCTGGCGAAGATCGGCGTGCTTAGTCGTCTCATTACCGGTCGTGCTCCCAAGGCCCATGCCGCCCCGCCCCCAGAGACGCCAGCGCTGGCTCTGGCGCAGAACCGGCTGGTGGTCATTGGAGCCTCTGCGGGTGGTCCCGCCGCCCTGGCGGAAGTGCTGGGAAACCTCCCCCAGGACTTTGCCGCCTCCCTCATCATTGTGCAGCATGTGGATGCCCAGTTCTCCGGCCTCATGGCCAAGTGGCTGCATGGGCAGGCCCGCATCCCTGTGCGTCTGGCGGAGGATGGCGACCGCCCGGAGCCCGGCGTGGCCCTCCTGGCAGGCACGAACGATCACCTGGTCTTCGACGGGCCCCGTCTGCTCTGCTACCATTCTGAGCCGCGCAACTGCTCCTACCGCCCCTCCGTGGACGTGTTCTTCGAAAGCGTGGTCCGCCACTGGAAAGGCGAGATCGCGGCCGTCCTGCTCACCGGCATGGGCCGGGACGGGGCCAAGGGGCTGAAAGCCCTGCGGGACCGCGGAGCATTCACCATTGCGCAGGATCAGGCCAGCTGCATTGTCTATGGCATGCCCAAGGCGGCAGTGGCGCTGAATGCCGCGGTGGAGGTTCTCCCTCTGAGCCAGATCGGCCCCCGCCTGACCCGCCATTTCCCGCACGTCAAAACTCCCTCCCCCGCCTGATGAGTACTGAAGCTTCCCCACCAGAGAACTCTGATACGCCCCCCCCCACCGGCACCATCACCGTGCTGTTGGTGGACGACCAGCGCATCATCGGGGAGGTGGTGCGTCGCATGTTTCTGGACCAGCCGGACATTCGCTTCCACTACTGCGCAGATGGCACCCAGGCCGTGGCCCGGGTTCAGGACATTAATCCTGATGTCATTCTCCAGGACCTCGTCCTGCCGGAGATCGATGGCGTCGAACTCGTCCGTCAGTACCGCGCCCAGGAGTGCTCCCGCACCACCCC contains these protein-coding regions:
- a CDS encoding metalloprotease family protein, whose product is MIFIPAPIIAALTFPGVVVHEAAHQLACRLTDTPVLDVKYFQMENPSGYVIHARPSGPWKHFFISVAPFLVNTLLAIAIAFPVGLGAAGNVEPGLIEMLLGWLGISVGMHAFPSTGDASSLWQSIKAPDTGWALRLLATPICGLIFLGAVLSVVWFDAIYAAAICFGTPHLLVEYMAAHP
- a CDS encoding SDR family NAD(P)-dependent oxidoreductase yields the protein MKHTQKIALITGGSRGLGRNTALKLASDGADVILTYRQGKTEGEAVKAEIETLGRKAALLQIDVAMTAGFETFSQSLEGVLHEVWQRKDFDFLINNAGIDRASPFAETTETDFDDLMNVHFKGVFFLTQKLLPLIADGGRIVNTSTGLARFSIPGYAAYASMKGAIEVFTRYLAKELGPRRINANAVAPGAIETDFTKDALSHPGLRDFLASQTALGRVGVPDDIGGVISFLCSEEGRWVNAQRVEASGGMFL
- a CDS encoding AraC family transcriptional regulator, which encodes MIDLSVPCSNPRLIALLSELAAGQGFSDSRLPEVRFMRSTQHVPNSPIVYDPSIVIIAQGRKTGTFDGRKIIYDPSHYLVLAVPLPFECETEGSLGEPLLGVSIAVKPATVAELLLQMTFIRDEDVAPHAIDSAGLDEALSEATVRLLESLRTEEDARILGPQRVREVVYRVLQGPLGHCLRLLAAPDSHFGQISRVLNRLHLDYTQNHDVTFLAQEAGMSVSTFHAHFKAVTSSSPLQYLKNIRLHKARQLMVHEGANAGVAALQVGYESASQFSREFKRLFGEGPAAEAERLRKALVRLA
- a CDS encoding methyl-accepting chemotaxis protein, coding for MNWFTNLKTRAKLLLAFGFILLLLVLVVGVAFQALKAVRLDYNVAADVARLESNINAQRGALLSMMHETDRAVLDAELATLKTRKELNSQIITALKEVARDNPGLLSRINEWVTQRDDYNKLRDEQIIPALLSGKVEEARGLVMGTQSDRYERMRTLGEEVSNLARADADSRVHDAMLTVITLGIVALLVGLVLVGVLNRLIAIPLGNISRAAEQIALGDLDVVTAMPGRTDEVGLLGASFDRMTTSLQVMARGAEQVASGDLTVAIQPQSAKDVVGNALATMVQQLSALISQVQKSGIQVTTSGTEIAATARQQQATASEISSTTTEIGATAKEISATAKELVKAMKSVTETAEETATLATSGQTGLTRMEATMMQIMEASGSINARLAVLSEKAGNINKVVTTITKVADQTNLLSLNAAIEAEKAGEYGRGFAVVATEIRRLADQTAVATSDIEQMVKEMQSAVSAGVMGMDRFSEEVRRGAEVVDQVGTQLTEIIEKVQTLTPSFETVNEGMQSQSLGAQQISEALVQLGEAAQQTVESLTQSNLAIQQLTDVTAALQSGVSRFKVTS
- a CDS encoding chemotaxis protein CheW, which codes for MLLLVFQLGQHRFALDTRQVAEVLPLVQHRPLPQAPAGVAGVFAYHGRPVPLIDLAAIALGEPSQQRMSTRIILVNYEDRGESHLLGLLAEKTTETLRRTEADFATTGVTLDSAPYLGPVTHDARGMIQRVEVSALLSEEVRTVLFRQPLEIP
- a CDS encoding CheR family methyltransferase — translated: MPHSHNHITNLLKESIGVDAATMGKSVVTNAVRQRMAACGLQETGAYWNLLRRSDEELAQLVELVVVPETWFFRDPAAYAALVHHVRQEWGPAHPTGRLRVLSAPCSTGEEPYTIAMALLDAGLPAMRFQIDAIDISERALARARRAVYGRNAFRGSDVGFRERYFREEQGLHRLTPLVRECVDFRQANLVSDDPLPGAGSYDAIFCRNVLIYFDAPTQERVIRALDRLLAPEGLLFVGPAETFLTRSAGFTSVDFPSAFACRRAARKSGVQLSGAAASVSPAFRPFTMPPPGRGEPRNPVPARAAKPAARKLAPAPAPVPAAPAPSGPATALAAITRLADGGHLAEALTACEGHLRDHGPSVEAYYLLALIRDMLGSHAEAAKCYRKVLYLDPNHSEALLHLALLAENQGDLAEARRLQQRARRSEEVAR
- a CDS encoding chemotaxis protein CheW — translated: MTRPPADAPAPPPAGGGTSGAQFLLDRAPPEDYLREWTERIASEKRAADTGTTSALIFRIGVEWLALPTQIFQQVADQCPVHSLPHRMDGIVRGVVNIRGELLVCVSLGSVLGIDKEPATVSEGGRRVYPRLLVANRGGNRLAFPVDEVLGVHRYHPGVLRPVPTTLAESRVSYTQGLLPWRDRTVGCLDDELLFYTLNRSLS
- a CDS encoding hybrid sensor histidine kinase/response regulator, translating into MSATDGGDLGDFSLADLFRMEVETQTAVMTEHLLALEREPEVARHYEELMRSAHSLKGAAGIVDNKAAARIAHSMEDCFVAAQHGHITLPQERIDLLLDGVDLLSRLSKVAEDDLERWLVTHHREIATFLDSLASSLKVPPGSADPAPQAPAAGEVVSSPPAEPVEIADDRSAVQGNTATGAGRGADAAVRSLRVTAENLNRLLAFAGESVVASRWVNTFASDLLRMKQLQNTISQTVANLRQALAGAGLDERVQAQCMELQRRTGDCLDLLTGQLTDLDLFDRRFYNLSKRLYQEVLDCRMRPFSDGLQGFPRLVRDAARSLGKEVRLDIVGGSTPVDREVLERVEAPLGHLLRNAVDHAIELPADRLQAGKPALGTIRLEARHSAGMLMIEVTDDGRGIDLEMIRSAVVRKNLTTAALAAELSAAELLEFLFLPGFSMKDTVTHLSGRGVGLDVVQAMAKEVGGGARISSNLGSGTQFQLQLPLTLSVLRTLIVEVGGETYAFPLARIAGALKVPRDQIESVEGREHFRFGDQQVGLVTAHQVLGVPDAPAAEAEVPVLVLGDKNSRYGVVIDRFLNERELVVLPLDPRLGKIKDISAAALMPDQSPVLIVDVDDMVRSIELLVSGGRLAHVSRGDATQGRKSRKRVLVVDDSLTVRELVRKLISSKGYVVEVAVDGMDGWNAVRTGNYDLVVTDVDMPRMDGIELVNLIKKDTRLHSLPVMIVSYKDREEDRQRGLEAGADYYLTKGSFHDETLLRALQDLIGEAGA